A stretch of DNA from Glycine max cultivar Williams 82 chromosome 18, Glycine_max_v4.0, whole genome shotgun sequence:
AGCATTTCatcagaaaagataaaaaaaggaagagtgGGAAAACAAGGCTTGCATTGTTTTTGTTAGCTTTTGTTTGTTGGTTGATTTATGACCATGTTATCTGTGCCAAatacattgttttttttccccCTTTGTGATTCAtttgtatatgtatgtattcatGAGATTATTTGGAGTTATGACTTGACACTGAATATTGGGCAAGATAGATTTTTGCATGTGTGAGTAGTTACGCCACTTTTCAACTGTAGTTTGCAACAGGTGTAAATAATAATTGCCTTTTGTGCGCCTCTGCATGATTTTGAAGTTCTATATGGCAATGGCATCTTGGAAACTTGCTACCCCCCTTCAGTTTCTGTATCTCCATTTTTAATACATTGGGTATTGtatttttttgacataatgTTCTAATGATAGCCAATAAGAATGAAGATTGGGCTGCTAAGGCCAGAGCTTGGGCTGATGCTAATGCTGCAAGGGAAAGTCAGCATCCACAATCGCTTTTTTCACCTGCTGGAAGAATGCAAGAGCAAAGCCATTATCATGATCAGTATCAGCAATCTGTTGACTCACATTATACTGATGTTCAAAACCAATCCCATCCATCAGCAAGCTATCAACAATTTTCTTACTTGGATGCATCTGTGCAGCGGATTTCAGGACATTCCCAGGAGCCTGCATCTGTCAGTTTGGAGACATCATATACTCAAGATGGGCATTCTTACAGTGCTAGAGATGGGACCGACATAGGAGATTTGACTGTTTCATTTGAACAAGGGAACTTGCCGACAAATCCATCAGTTCATCAGCAGGAGGTACCTTCTAGTTATAGTTCTGTTGCAggtaattgtttatttagtATATTGAAATTGCAAGTGAAGCTTCTGTGGAAATGGATCATAAATCAATATTCTGGAATTTGCCTATACTGTATATTTGTTATATGAACCTGTCAAAATTTGGTTCAAAGAGATATCTTGGTAGTTGGAATCACATGAATCATGATTTGATTCATGTGATTTGATGCAAGTCCTCACTCTATTGATGCAGATTgcatagaatttaattttatcactGGAGATGCATGTTGAATTGCTAGAACTGAACCAAATTATAGGAATCTcaattctgttgttttccaacAATACTGATATGGGAAAGGTATTTAGCCAAACAGTCAATGTGGGATGAAAAACCAAGTCAGTGTTGGGTGGGTGTGACCACAATCTTGTGGGCAGGGGTCTGTGAAGATGGCTTCTGAAAAATGCTCACTGTCACATGCTACCCAAATGGATAGATGAGCCTATGGTGGTAGGGTTGTTTGGGACAGGCGGTGAGGGTGGTTGGAGGTGAACAGCTCTTCAGATCTGTTGAGACTTAAGCAGGACCGTTGTCTAGGAGAGAGAAGCCAAAGCAACAGCTgggaaaaaaatagagtttctgTTGAAAAGTTCTAGTAATTGATGTTGAAAGAGAGAAAGTTAAGTACCCACCCCCAATAACTAATGTACATGAgggaaataaattattatgtttacaaatatatttgttattttcagtATTAACCATATCTTATTACTCATGTTATGTTTTGATTAATGGTTCACAAATAGGTCCTACTGATTTAGGATTTGATTTACAGTTTGATAAccatgagagagaaagaaatatatGCTATCAGCCTATAACAATTCTTGTTTAATGGACAACGAGTATGATTGtatgaattatttttggatagaaaaagaaatattattagaTTGGGAGGGTAGAGGATAAGATGCCCacgaaacacacacacaaagctGAAGGTaacaaagaaaactaaaatcacCCATGAAAAACCACAGAACTAACACAGCCCAAGGAGTCAACAAAAGGGAACCCCCATAACATTAGTTCTCCTAGGAAGTTCTTTCCATTGTCCACAATAAAACTCAACAAAAGGGGAAACCTAATgctaaaataaagtaataaactCAAAACAATGCTCTCACTTTGGCCCaaagttttcaatttttcaatatCTGGACAAGAAGAGTTTCAAATTGAGGACCAGCATTAATAAAATTACCACctgttgatgactattctacTTGTCCTCTCTGGACAAGCAAGCATTGGGAATAAAGGCTGAGAAAATGGATGGCGTATTTGGGGGTTTAGGTGCcacttttttaattcaaaataatagacATGAAGCTGTTTTTAATAAAAGGTCTATGCTCTTGTTTAGAAATATAGGGAACCATATGTGAAATTGCTTTATTCTTATCTTGGCAAGCAAATTATGTTGTTAAGTTGTTTCCACTTTTTATATGAAGCCACTTGAGCTGAGAACTAGGTGGCTTAAATTGGGGAATGGTTGCATGTTTCTTGCCACCATCAAAGTgcttaacaataataacttgtgcttaattatttatatattgaatCGGAAGTCCTGATGAAGTACCACCCGTTAGTGATGATTGAGCAATATCCTTTAAACACTTCAATGCACATCATTATATAACTAATTGTTAAGTAGATATTTATAAGCAGTGCTCACCTAGTTGTCTCATTTCAGGTGTCTGTTCATATTCTCGGCATTATTTATTGTATTAGAATATAGGATATATGGATTGTTGGACCTTATATGTTTTTTGGCACCTCACTGCCTTACATGTAAATATTACCACATCTTCATCTATTTGCTCAGGACCTAGCCAAGGAATGATAAACCCATCTCCCATTGTTTATGCTGGTTTATTTGCAGCCCTTGTGATAAGTAGTAGGTGTGTATGGTTATAATACTTAAATGTTGCATATCAAAAGATGAGTTGGAGAACAGCTAGTAGTCAGAAATATCAGACAGTTGGAAAGGGCCTTTTAAAGATTACTCAACTTTTTGTAGCTTTCATGAATGTATGACTCTAGGTCTTTGGGGACCTGATATTTAATTTGGATGCTTCATATTCTCCCGCATTTATTTCCCAATGTTCATTCTGAATATTGACTTAACAGGTAAAGAGGCTCTTGATCAGATTCAACTATCATACTCAGTCTTTCCTTTGTCAAGTTCCTCATCGCAAGAACGCCATGTGCAACAATCAATGCATGCACCACCTTTTGTGTCTGGCAGCCATTCAGTTGACTCCACTATCAGTCTTGCTGATCAACCATTAGATTTTGCACCTAGGTTTAATCGTGATAGTGACTTGCAAATGCAATCAACTTATAATCATCACGATTCCAGTTCTTCAATGAATAACTGGGCTTCTCCAGTGACACCTGGTGTTAGTTATCCATCAGTACCACCAAATCTTTCTTCTGGGCAACaggttttaattttgaaatgcgTTGTTTTCTTAGTCACTTATGCTTATTTTAATGCTCTTGACACTTGGTTAATTTAGCAGCATGACCCTTCTATCACCACTCCTGGTCATGTGGCCCCGCCATTTGGAAGGTTTGCTGGACCTGGCCTCCCTTCGACCATTCCACCAAGTGGTGCACCGTTTACTCTTAGCACAGGAACTACACTTCATCCTACTGTGGCTTTCTCAGCTGATGCGTATGGGGCATCTGGTGTTCCTGATCGTCCTAAGAAGGTAAGTATGTTGCAAAGGTTAATGCTTGGATTGATATATCATATATGGCATCAAACCTCATTTTGCAGTTATTTTCCAGGCTTCTGTCCCTAACTGGCTGAAAGAGGAAATAAAGAAAACAGTCATCCCTGCTCCTGCAGAGAATCTGAAGGAAGAAACATTTGTAAATGATGGCATTGACAAGTCATATGCTAGAGGTGATGAGGCAGATAGTAAAAGCATTGATTCGTCTAGATCAGCTGAGGATGAGGATGAAGaggtttcattttttaatattaaagttTGTGTCcataagataaattaaatgtccattatcttttttaattcagTATGATGTATTTCATATGTAGGATCAAGTTGAAGCAGCTAGAACTGTAGCAATCAACcaagaaataaaaagagttCTGACTGAAGTTCTTTTGAAGGTAAACATTCTTTAAAACGTGCATTGTTATCTTATTGACATCAGTGTACGGGATGTagcagaaaaaataaatatactgtAGTTCTAATTACAGCTTCTTCTTAGGTTACTGATGAATTGTTTGACGAAATCGCAACCAGAGTTCTTGCTGAAGATGATCTTACTGCTGAAGGTAATTAATCATCTGATGCCTTCTCATTTTCTCTtaaattgtatttattaatCTATATACATGATTTTATTCTACCAATCAAGTATTAACTATTGTAGGTTATAACAATGTGTTTTCTGTAGTGGGCCACAAGGTTGCCACCTCAAATCATAAGGCATCAGCATCTCCTCCCTCAGCTACAGTTCCTAAGGCATCTGCAAAAGTTTTagttccaatcaaagagaaggtAGAAAATGAAGACACCAGTGAAAACTCTAATTCCAGCTCTCCTGGAGATGTTTTAGGTCTTGGAAATTATGGTTCTGATGCTGATGATGGAGACAATGAAATTGAGAGTTCCAGTGTGCCAACACCTGCAAGAGATGCTGCCTATCAGTCAGGGATTAAGAAACCTTTGTCAGATAGACATGATCTACCTGTTAATGGCATTGCACAACTTGATGAGCATGATAGAAGTGAAACTAATTTGATGAATAATCAGGTCAAAACCATCTCTTTACCATCCAGAAGTAGCAATGATGCTGCTACTGATCTGTTGCATGATGACAAGGTGACCAAGGAATCCAATCATTCACATTCTTCCAAGGTGGTGACTGAAGATCTTAAGGATAATGGGCTTAATTCCATTGAAAGAAGCCTTGATAGATTTAATGGTTTTAGTTCTAAAGATTCTTCAGGGGTATCAAGATCTGAACTGCCTGGAAAGAACATCAGTGTGGAAAAAGCAACAGATGATCTTTCAGGTAGGGAAAGcagaaaaaaatcagaaaaaaatgaTCGGCCTGACAGGAGTACTTCTGAGAAAGACTTTGTAAAGGAGGTACACAGTAGTAAGACTAGGATAGATGAAAAAGGTAACGAGAATCAAATAAGAAAGGATGAAAGAAACcagaaaagggaaaaaacaGATTATGGCAGTGAGGCAAAAGAAAGAGTGAAAGAGCACAGTTTAAGGCATGGGGAGAAGGCAAAGGAATCAGACTCAAGGAAAAGATCCTCTCATGTTGATGTCAAGGATGATAAAAAGGAAGCAGAAAAATCCCATAGAGGTAGTGCCACTGACGATACTAGCCGGAAAAGGGAGCATGCAAAGGATAAGGGGGAACATAAATCAAGGCAAAAAGATGCAAGTAATCATGACAGGCACAGAAGAAGACGTTCATCTTCAGTAAGCAGTAGAGGTAGAACCAAGAAGGATCGTATTAATCATGCTGATGATTCAAGTGGTGAAGGATCAGATGGCTCAAAAAGGTTTAAAACAGATTCCATTTGAACCTCATTGTCTGGTTGTCATATGTAGTGTCTCATATCATTTTTGTAATGCAGGAAGCTGCATTCAAGAAAGCATGACTTATCACCGTCTCCGGTCAGATCTAAAAGAAGGTATTATTTATTAAGAGATCCTTACATTGTTCAGGTTTGGAATATTGAAGTTTGGGTGTTTCAGCGCATctgatattttagttttttgtaCAGTATGATAGTTGACTTATTTTGTACCTTGTTTCTGTGAGAAAATATTTAGCTTATGACTTTTGGCAGTTTGAGGATTCTGAAGCTGATACCATGCCACAGATTCAATCATTTGGGTCTTTTTTAGTTGAAGTTAAATTATCTTATTGCATGTTATATGGAATGTTTTTCATAATGTTCAAGTTTGTAGTAATAATCGCATTTTCATGCATCTTTTCTCTACTGTGATCGATCAATTATCCATCTGCTATATATTATAAGACATAATATAAGAGCAAAAAACTTTTGATTTTGTGCAGAAATTATCCATAATTGTAAGGATATCTGCACCCTGAATCTAAGATATGTAGGTACATTTGTAGTTTCTGGTAAACGTTTGACTGATTCTGATCATACTCATTAGAAACAGATAGGATGTATTGTAATAGGCTTCTTCCAATGGAGTGTTGACACTGTACCAGGTTGAGTTGTATTTATGAACTTTTGTATACTTTAAACTCACCAAGTCAGTACGGTGGTTTCATTTTTAGACAACTTTTGCGGTCTCCTCATAGCAAGCATTCTCAGCGCAGGCATTCTCCCTatacttctcttgattcttccaGGTTTGTTGCCAGAGTTTTTCAAGATTAAGATTTATGTTTTTCAGACAAACTTCCATCATCATATAAGATTAAGCTGCACAGGTGAATTTGTCAGGCTTCATATTTATGTTACAATGGTGCCTTGTTTATTTACTGTAACCCTTTTATGCAGGGGAAGGAGGTCAAGATCCAGATCACCTGTTCGGCGGCAGAAATGAATGGATGGGGACAGAGATGGTTGACTTTGCATTTAAGGGGTTCGTTCAAGAGGACATAAATTCGGAGGCGTAGGGCGAAGCTTGTGATGGTCTGCAAAGggaattttgattaaaaattaataggtAGCGATGACTTTTCCCATTTTTGTAGGTTCAATAAAATGACTGTTATTTTCCTGATTTGCTAGTGTTCTTTAGGGAGAAGTATAAAACTGGGCAGGGTTGGACATGTGCTGTAATATGTTTTGATGTAAAAAAGAAACGGAAAAATCGATAGCTTCTTTCATTAGAAATCCCATCAATATTATAATTCGTAATGACAAATTCAAAACTGACTAATCCAATTTTTGCTGGATGTGTTAGCTGAATGATTCAGataaagtttaataaaataatctgcTGTCCATTTTTCTTGTGTTTATTCCCTTTCCTTTCCTACCTCTACCCATGGCACGTAAATACTGAATAGACGAGTTGAACGGAGAATCATCTATGCCACCTATCCCAtgcaaaaaatcatcttagatcAGGTTATTGATGGTAGTGTTACAGGTATGAATGTGAATGTCTGTGTTGGTTTAATCACTTGAGTTGCGTTAAAGTGAATTGCAATACGTTTCTACTGTCTCCTAGCTTATTGACTAAAAGACATTCTGCATCTTGTAATGGCCACATGATCTGTGCTATTCGTGATTTTGTGATATTGCCTTTAGCGAGTTTGAAACTTCCGATATCAAAATTGGAAGTCATTTTCTGGAGGCAGTTTTAGAAGAAATCTTGCAATTTTTTCAGGAAAGGAATTTACAACTTACAATATTTATCTAATAAAGGGTTTAGCTAGAAAAGTTTGGTCCTGGGTAGGCAGTGTATTGCCTTGTAATAATTGTGTTATCATTTTTCGAATGGCACGGCATTAATTGCACATGACAGTTTGATTCATGTCTTAGTTGCCTATCGGAGCGACGTGTAATTTATTTACGTGTTGTTAACTTTGAAATCCTCAAAattttcaacttcaattttttcGTGTGCTTCGACACTTAACATATCTTTTCTCCCATTTAACTTTGGACATGTAACTTCTACTCTTATCTTTGAGATATTTTCCAAATAAAGTTCTATTATATGTTTCATAGACATTACTTTGGTGAGCAACTTTTGTAACTGGTCTATTTTGTATCACTTTTATGTACCGTTAGATTAATCTTGTCTAGATGGTTCTATCTTATGCCTTTCACACTGGATTCCTCTCCCAACTCCTTTTGCACAACTGTTTCCACACAAATTTAGAAAGATGGAGGGACACTCCTTCCACATAGACTTGTGAAGGTGGAGGGACATTGTGTCCGCAACAGATTTTGTTGACATCGAGTTTCGTAAAAGTAGAGTGGCATCGCGTGCAACAGATTTGGTTGCCAATAGTACACATGACGGATTTGGTTGATGACAAACCTTTCATTAAAGTCACTTCTCTAACAACAATAACCTAATCGATCGACTCTTGTGATTCAATGTGAtgtcagtttttgaaaaatccctTGGATCTCAAATTTTTCTGCTAGAACTACATTCATTAACAAAATAGAGATGGATAAGATTTGATTGCTTTCTAACTTCCCAAATTTATTTGAAtgtttcatttgaatattaattgaCTTTGTTCTTATGACTATGATTGTctttgtaaaaaatgaaaaagagatgaATCTAAAGGTGCTCAAGGTATGGAGCACGATTGAGAAACAATGTTTTTCTATAGTCAAATACgaagaattaaattattcaagtgatgcaatgtaaaaaaaagaaatcatttaAAGCTTAGATTGGATGATTGCAACAAGGGAAGACTTgaatcaactaaaaaaaattatgtttttctaagtcagatatttttgttttgcatttataaaaaaaataaaaattagaggatGGGGTCGGACATAGGAGGTAGGAGGCTGTAGGTTGATTGACAAGACTATGGCAGTGagggagaaaaaatatattatgaaagGTGTACCATAATAATGTGGATTTAGATTAATCTATATTAATGATTCATTTTGAATTACTTATAAAGATGGTCCATGTTAGTCTAGGCCTCGTAGACAAATCCAACCTATTACATTAGTCTccattttctcaaaataaaataaaagacattAAGCTTGCCTTTTTTCTCGCCACCATACTCACGATCCACTTTCAACCCTTACATTTTTTCAAAGTGAcaacaatattatattatttattgtaataaaatttttcctttaatattatgttatttactctattgtatttttcaatcaaatatttgatatttctccaagagtttaaaattaaaattatccttaccaatatcttttttttgtgttttttttttgcaaaatagatatataaatcatataaaCATAACATTTATGtcgttttatatttataattaactaactTTCTAGCTTatagttttatcaaatattttcttaatagtAAAAAGTTTGTCAATTATTAGGTTATTGATAAACATGTTAAGAAGATATCATTATAGTTAAACAACTTGTGCAACTTTGCCGGTTAGTCACCTAATAAAAATCCATATTAAGTAGTACAAAATCAAACTTTGTTAACATCATGTAGCTAGTATGGAACTTGCCTATTTGACTGATGAGTTGACCTTTGATCAAGTAAGAACAATCTTAATTATATcggtaatatattttaaagaggtcatattttgatattttctttgtaAAATTGCCCTAGTTTAAGTAGAGGTGGCAATCATGGTTGTCACTTATCCGTGTTTTTGGTGAAGAAAGCACTAACCATAACTAATTAAGACTAAACTATTGA
This window harbors:
- the LOC100785762 gene encoding uncharacterized protein isoform X2; amino-acid sequence: MDSFQQQPHGYMRPLQPPPPPPPHTADLYHHPHHFPQIPPPPPQVPWFSSQFQYHPSQTPSPPPQWQQPPPPPPPAPPSNAYSYHPSQYPPPPRSHVPPPQFTPHSHVPPQPYPQEWGNPNWPPNQGYPANKNEDWAAKARAWADANAARESQHPQSLFSPAGRMQEQSHYHDQYQQSVDSHYTDVQNQSHPSASYQQFSYLDASVQRISGHSQEPASVSLETSYTQDGHSYSARDGTDIGDLTVSFEQGNLPTNPSVHQQEVPSSYSSVAGKEALDQIQLSYSVFPLSSSSSQERHVQQSMHAPPFVSGSHSVDSTISLADQPLDFAPRFNRDSDLQMQSTYNHHDSSSSMNNWASPVTPGVSYPSVPPNLSSGQQHDPSITTPGHVAPPFGRFAGPGLPSTIPPSGAPFTLSTGTTLHPTVAFSADAYGASGVPDRPKKASVPNWLKEEIKKTVIPAPAENLKEETFVNDGIDKSYARGDEADSKSIDSSRSAEDEDEEDQVEAARTVAINQEIKRVLTEVLLKVTDELFDEIATRVLAEDDLTAEVGHKVATSNHKASASPPSATVPKASAKVLVPIKEKVENEDTSENSNSSSPGDVLGLGNYGSDADDGDNEIESSSVPTPARDAAYQSGIKKPLSDRHDLPVNGIAQLDEHDRSETNLMNNQVKTISLPSRSSNDAATDLLHDDKVTKESNHSHSSKVVTEDLKDNGLNSIERSLDRFNGFSSKDSSGVSRSELPGKNISVEKATDDLSGRESRKKSEKNDRPDRSTSEKDFVKEVHSSKTRIDEKGNENQIRKDERNQKREKTDYGSEAKERVKEHSLRHGEKAKESDSRKRSSHVDVKDDKKEAEKSHRGSATDDTSRKREHAKDKGEHKSRQKDASNHDRHRRRRSSSVSSRGRTKKDRINHADDSSGEGSDGSKRKLHSRKHDLSPSPVRSKRRQLLRSPHSKHSQRRHSPYTSLDSSRGRRSRSRSPVRRQK
- the LOC100785762 gene encoding putative mediator of RNA polymerase II transcription subunit 26 isoform X3; translation: MDSFQQQPHGYMRPLQPPPPPPPHTADLYHHPHHFPQIPPPPPQVPWFSSQFQYHPSQTPSPPPQWQQPPPPPPPAPPSNAYSYHPSQYPPPPRSHVPPPQFTPHSHVPPQPYPQEWGNPNWPPNQGYPANKNEDWAAKARAWADANAARESQHPQSLFSPAGRMQEQSHYHDQYQQSVDSHYTDVQNQSHPSASYQQFSYLDASVQRISGHSQEPASVSLETSYTQDGHSYSARDGTDIGDLTVSFEQGNLPTNPSVHQQEVPSSYSSVAGKEALDQIQLSYSVFPLSSSSSQERHVQQSMHAPPFVSGSHSVDSTISLADQPLDFAPRFNRDSDLQMQSTYNHHDSSSSMNNWASPVTPGVSYPSVPPNLSSGQQQHDPSITTPGHVAPPFGRFAGPGLPSTIPPSGAPFTLSTGTTLHPTVAFSADAYGASGVPDRPKKASVPNWLKEEIKKTVIPAPAENLKEETFVNDGIDKSYARGDEADSKSIDSSRSAEDEDEEDQVEAARTVAINQEIKRVLTEVLLKVTDELFDEIATRVLAEDDLTAEVGHKVATSNHKASASPPSATVPKASAKVLVPIKEKVENEDTSENSNSSSPGDVLGLGNYGSDADDGDNEIESSSVPTPARDAAYQSGIKKPLSDRHDLPVNGIAQLDEHDRSETNLMNNQVKTISLPSRSSNDAATDLLHDDKVTKESNHSHSSKVVTEDLKDNGLNSIERSLDRFNGFSSKDSSGVSRSELPGKNISVEKATDDLSGRESRKKSEKNDRPDRSTSEKDFVKEVHSSKTRIDEKGNENQIRKDERNQKREKTDYGSEAKERVKEHSLRHGEKAKESDSRKRSSHVDVKDDKKEAEKSHRGSATDDTSRKREHAKDKGEHKSRQKDASNHDRHRRRRSSSVSSRGRTKKDRINHADDSSGEGSDGSKRKLHSRKHDLSPSPVRSKRRGRRSRSRSPVRRQK
- the LOC100785762 gene encoding putative mediator of RNA polymerase II transcription subunit 26 isoform X1; translated protein: MDSFQQQPHGYMRPLQPPPPPPPHTADLYHHPHHFPQIPPPPPQVPWFSSQFQYHPSQTPSPPPQWQQPPPPPPPAPPSNAYSYHPSQYPPPPRSHVPPPQFTPHSHVPPQPYPQEWGNPNWPPNQGYPANKNEDWAAKARAWADANAARESQHPQSLFSPAGRMQEQSHYHDQYQQSVDSHYTDVQNQSHPSASYQQFSYLDASVQRISGHSQEPASVSLETSYTQDGHSYSARDGTDIGDLTVSFEQGNLPTNPSVHQQEVPSSYSSVAGKEALDQIQLSYSVFPLSSSSSQERHVQQSMHAPPFVSGSHSVDSTISLADQPLDFAPRFNRDSDLQMQSTYNHHDSSSSMNNWASPVTPGVSYPSVPPNLSSGQQQHDPSITTPGHVAPPFGRFAGPGLPSTIPPSGAPFTLSTGTTLHPTVAFSADAYGASGVPDRPKKASVPNWLKEEIKKTVIPAPAENLKEETFVNDGIDKSYARGDEADSKSIDSSRSAEDEDEEDQVEAARTVAINQEIKRVLTEVLLKVTDELFDEIATRVLAEDDLTAEVGHKVATSNHKASASPPSATVPKASAKVLVPIKEKVENEDTSENSNSSSPGDVLGLGNYGSDADDGDNEIESSSVPTPARDAAYQSGIKKPLSDRHDLPVNGIAQLDEHDRSETNLMNNQVKTISLPSRSSNDAATDLLHDDKVTKESNHSHSSKVVTEDLKDNGLNSIERSLDRFNGFSSKDSSGVSRSELPGKNISVEKATDDLSGRESRKKSEKNDRPDRSTSEKDFVKEVHSSKTRIDEKGNENQIRKDERNQKREKTDYGSEAKERVKEHSLRHGEKAKESDSRKRSSHVDVKDDKKEAEKSHRGSATDDTSRKREHAKDKGEHKSRQKDASNHDRHRRRRSSSVSSRGRTKKDRINHADDSSGEGSDGSKRKLHSRKHDLSPSPVRSKRRQLLRSPHSKHSQRRHSPYTSLDSSRGRRSRSRSPVRRQK